From the genome of Psychrilyobacter atlanticus DSM 19335, one region includes:
- a CDS encoding ABC transporter permease, which translates to MNKKKFSLNVFILTLIFLYLPLVVLIVQSFNSGKGVAWDGFSLKWYDELFNHSARLWKSFRYSILIALTSAVISTAIGTLGAISLQWYSFKHKKYLQVISYLPLVLPDIIMGVSLLILFTSIKFKLGLMTIFLAHTTFNIPFVLFIVLSRLHDFDYSIVEAAYDLGATEKQALTKVILPNLMPGIISGLLMSITLSLDDFVITFFVAGPGSSTLPLHIYSMIKFGVSPIINALSVILIAGTIALAMSTKKIQKYMVN; encoded by the coding sequence ATGAATAAAAAGAAATTTTCACTGAATGTGTTTATATTAACTTTAATATTTTTATACCTTCCCTTGGTAGTTCTTATCGTTCAATCCTTTAATTCAGGTAAGGGAGTAGCATGGGATGGGTTTTCTCTCAAGTGGTACGATGAATTATTCAACCACTCTGCAAGGTTATGGAAATCCTTCAGATATAGTATCTTAATTGCCTTAACTTCCGCTGTTATATCTACAGCGATAGGAACTTTAGGAGCAATATCGCTTCAGTGGTATAGCTTTAAACATAAAAAATATCTTCAGGTAATATCTTATCTACCCTTAGTTTTGCCGGATATAATAATGGGTGTATCATTATTAATTTTATTTACTAGTATAAAGTTTAAATTGGGATTAATGACTATATTTTTGGCCCATACAACATTTAATATTCCCTTTGTGCTGTTTATAGTATTATCTAGGTTACATGATTTTGATTATTCTATAGTGGAAGCGGCATATGATCTTGGGGCTACTGAAAAACAAGCTCTTACCAAGGTGATATTACCGAACCTTATGCCGGGGATAATATCTGGGCTTTTAATGTCTATTACCCTGTCATTGGATGACTTTGTAATAACGTTTTTTGTGGCAGGACCGGGATCTTCTACCCTGCCACTACATATCTACTCAATGATTAAATTTGGAGTTTCACCGATTATAAATGCGCTTTCAGTGATACTGATTGCAGGAACAATAGCACTAGCTATGTCAACGAAGAAGATACAAAAATATATGGTAAATTAA
- a CDS encoding extracellular solute-binding protein, which yields MKKSVVFILMLLALVGCGKEEQKNELYLFNWSDYIPNEVITEFENETGIKVITDYYSSNEEMYAKIKAGGDGYDITVPSTDYAEIMMKQGMLEKIDKSKISNLKELNEEIGSKISFDKNHDYIIPYSVGATGIAVNTKYVKNFEKSFDIYNREDLKGKMTLLDDMREVMSSALIIAGHSPESSDPQDLADAKKIILGWKENILKFDSESFGKGFTNGEYLVVHGYYENIVAHMTDEQAENMVFFIPEKGAQMYIDSMVILKGAKNVENAYKFIDYIYRPEVYVKIVDYLETPSINVGANKIRETKPVYDVEDLKDAYLMKDLGEALTPQSEVWNEILTQ from the coding sequence ATGAAAAAAAGTGTTGTTTTTATTTTAATGTTATTAGCCTTGGTAGGTTGTGGAAAAGAGGAGCAGAAAAACGAGTTATATTTATTTAACTGGTCAGACTATATTCCAAATGAAGTGATTACTGAGTTTGAAAATGAAACAGGTATAAAAGTTATAACGGATTATTATTCTTCTAACGAAGAGATGTATGCAAAGATAAAGGCTGGAGGGGATGGCTACGATATAACTGTTCCATCTACTGACTATGCTGAGATCATGATGAAACAAGGAATGTTGGAAAAGATAGATAAATCTAAAATTTCAAACCTAAAAGAACTGAATGAAGAGATTGGATCTAAGATTAGTTTTGACAAAAATCACGACTATATCATCCCATACTCTGTAGGAGCAACTGGGATAGCTGTAAATACAAAATATGTAAAGAATTTTGAAAAGTCATTTGACATATACAACAGGGAAGATTTAAAAGGGAAGATGACTCTTCTAGATGATATGAGAGAGGTTATGTCTAGTGCATTAATCATTGCAGGACATTCGCCAGAATCTTCTGATCCACAAGACTTGGCAGATGCTAAAAAAATCATCTTAGGATGGAAGGAAAATATCTTGAAATTTGACAGCGAGAGTTTTGGAAAAGGATTTACAAATGGTGAGTATTTAGTGGTTCACGGGTACTATGAAAATATAGTAGCTCATATGACCGATGAACAGGCTGAAAATATGGTATTTTTCATACCAGAAAAGGGAGCTCAGATGTATATCGACAGTATGGTTATACTAAAGGGAGCTAAAAATGTTGAAAATGCCTACAAATTTATAGATTATATCTATAGACCGGAAGTGTATGTAAAGATTGTAGATTATTTAGAAACTCCTTCTATAAATGTAGGGGCAAATAAAATCAGAGAAACTAAACCTGTTTATGATGTAGAGGATCTAAAAGATGCTTACCTCATGAAAGATTTAGGTGAGGCATTGACACCTCAAAGTGAAGTTTGGAATGAAATTTTAACTCAATAA
- the speB gene encoding agmatinase: MRNKNISTFIGFDNEYHESKIVVFGAPFDGTTSFRPGTRFAPEVMRRESYGLETYSPYLEKDLENYNVFDGGDLEFSFGNPKSTLESIYKYAEKILKDDKVPFMVGGEHLVSYGTIKAVHEKYPDLHVIHLDAHADLRDDYMGEKFSHASVLRRCWDLLGDGKIYQFGIRSGNKEEFLWAKDHTYMEKFGIDTLAEITEKLKDVPVYITIDLDILDPSIFSGTGTPEPGGLTFTEIIKGIKEFEKLNVVGGDIVELSPNYDTSGASTATACKVLREVILTMV, encoded by the coding sequence TTGAGAAATAAAAATATTTCTACTTTTATTGGATTTGATAATGAATATCACGAATCTAAAATAGTAGTGTTTGGTGCTCCCTTTGATGGAACCACATCTTTTCGACCTGGTACCAGGTTTGCTCCAGAAGTAATGAGGAGAGAATCTTACGGATTAGAAACTTACAGCCCTTATTTAGAAAAAGATTTAGAAAATTATAATGTTTTCGATGGAGGAGATTTAGAGTTTTCATTTGGAAATCCAAAGAGTACTTTAGAAAGCATATATAAATATGCAGAAAAAATATTAAAAGATGATAAAGTTCCATTTATGGTAGGAGGAGAACACCTGGTTTCCTATGGAACAATAAAGGCTGTACATGAGAAATATCCTGATCTTCATGTTATTCATCTAGATGCTCATGCAGACCTGAGGGATGACTATATGGGAGAAAAATTTTCTCATGCATCGGTACTAAGAAGGTGCTGGGACCTTTTAGGAGACGGGAAGATCTATCAATTCGGCATTAGATCTGGGAACAAGGAAGAATTTTTGTGGGCTAAAGATCATACCTATATGGAAAAATTTGGTATAGATACCTTAGCTGAGATAACGGAAAAATTAAAAGATGTTCCAGTATATATAACTATTGATCTGGATATTCTGGATCCCTCTATTTTTTCTGGAACTGGAACACCAGAGCCAGGAGGACTTACCTTCACTGAGATTATAAAGGGAATAAAAGAATTTGAAAAATTAAATGTTGTAGGAGGAGATATAGTAGAATTATCTCCTAACTACGATACAAGTGGAGCTTCTACAGCAACAGCATGTAAAGTTTTACGAGAAGTAATCTTAACTATGGTATAA
- the speD gene encoding adenosylmethionine decarboxylase, whose amino-acid sequence MTLETLGRHILIEFYNCNEEILASPELVEKHMNKAAKIANATIVNSVFHHFNPYGVSGAVIISESHLAIHTWPEYGYAAVDVFTCGDKINPWTAFDFLESVFEADRSESMEIPRGMVEKIRKFHPEQLGKVTFKPEDNQESVNY is encoded by the coding sequence ATGACGTTAGAAACTTTAGGAAGACATATTTTGATAGAATTTTATAACTGTAATGAAGAGATACTGGCGAGTCCAGAACTTGTTGAAAAACATATGAATAAGGCGGCTAAAATAGCCAACGCTACGATAGTAAATTCGGTATTTCACCATTTTAATCCTTACGGAGTATCTGGAGCCGTTATTATCTCTGAATCTCACTTGGCTATCCATACTTGGCCGGAATATGGATATGCAGCAGTGGATGTATTTACATGTGGAGACAAGATAAATCCATGGACAGCTTTTGATTTTTTAGAGAGTGTATTTGAAGCAGATAGAAGTGAATCTATGGAAATCCCTAGAGGTATGGTGGAAAAGATCAGAAAATTCCATCCTGAACAACTGGGAAAGGTAACATTTAAACCGGAAGATAATCAAGAATCAGTTAATTATTAA
- the speE gene encoding polyamine aminopropyltransferase: MLDLWYTENWTENTKFSIKVKEHLHSEMSKFQKIDFFDSEEYGKFFTLDGLMMVTEKDEFIYHDMITHVAMATNPKVKKVLVIGAGDGGTVRELTRYKNIEKIDMVEIDERVVRLSQQFLPVTAEKLEDPRVTMYFEDGLKFVEEAEAGKYDLILVDSTDPISVGEGLFTTEFYNNCFRVLGEEGILINQHESPYFEKFSKEMQKAHRKILDTFPIAKVYQFHQPTYPSGHWLFGFASKKFDPIKDHNPEEWEKLNIKTRYYNSELHRGCFALPNYVKEMLEIEK, translated from the coding sequence ATGTTAGATTTATGGTATACAGAAAATTGGACTGAGAATACAAAATTCTCTATTAAGGTAAAAGAACACCTTCACAGTGAGATGAGTAAATTCCAAAAGATAGATTTTTTTGATTCGGAAGAATATGGTAAGTTTTTTACTCTAGACGGACTTATGATGGTCACAGAAAAAGATGAATTTATCTACCATGATATGATTACCCATGTAGCTATGGCAACGAATCCAAAGGTAAAAAAAGTATTGGTAATTGGTGCTGGCGACGGTGGAACTGTAAGAGAACTTACTAGATATAAAAATATAGAAAAAATAGATATGGTAGAAATAGATGAGAGGGTAGTAAGATTATCCCAACAATTTTTACCTGTTACAGCTGAAAAATTAGAGGATCCTAGAGTAACTATGTATTTTGAAGATGGATTAAAATTTGTAGAAGAGGCAGAAGCAGGAAAATATGACTTGATTTTAGTGGATTCTACCGACCCAATATCTGTAGGAGAGGGGTTATTTACAACAGAATTTTATAACAACTGCTTCAGAGTATTAGGAGAGGAAGGAATCTTAATAAATCAGCATGAATCTCCATATTTTGAAAAGTTTTCAAAAGAGATGCAGAAAGCTCATAGAAAAATATTGGATACTTTTCCAATAGCCAAAGTATATCAATTCCATCAGCCTACTTATCCTTCAGGACACTGGTTATTTGGATTTGCATCTAAAAAATTCGACCCTATAAAGGATCATAACCCAGAGGAATGGGAAAAATTAAATATAAAAACTAGATATTATAATTCAGAGCTGCACAGAGGTTGTTTTGCTCTACCGAATTATGTTAAGGAGATGTTAGAGATTGAGAAATAA
- a CDS encoding aminotransferase class I/II-fold pyridoxal phosphate-dependent enzyme — protein sequence MQKKTPLFDALKNYHKTEIVSFDVPGHKKRFQNEFSDYIGHKIIELDTNSMKELDILNNPTGVIREAHQLMAQAYSADEAFFLVNGTTSGIQTMVMSACNPGDKIILPRNVHKSAINALILSGATPVYIDPEVDETLGISLGVSIEKIKEAVIKDPDIKAVFIINPTYYGAVSDLEEIIKFCHKKEIVVLVDEAHGAHFPFHDNFPKNAMALGADMSAISIHKTGGSLTQSSVLLLKSGFIDQQRVKKMLNLTQTTSASYLLMTSLDVARKILVTEGEEIFTNLLDMISKFREELNSIPGIRCFKSILSDKLYDFDETKIGINLHGLGLTGFEGYDILREKYNIQMELADTHNILGIASIGDVWEDYQKLIDALKEMAKDHKGANKTIDFNELESPELVVSPRDAFYSETESIPLEKAIGKVSGESIMVYPPGIPLLIQGERISKDLIDHIYFLKEQKAVITGMNDKTLNNISILKGE from the coding sequence ATGCAAAAAAAGACACCACTCTTCGACGCATTAAAAAACTATCATAAAACAGAGATAGTATCTTTTGATGTTCCGGGACATAAGAAAAGGTTTCAAAATGAATTTTCAGATTATATAGGTCATAAAATAATAGAATTAGACACCAATTCCATGAAGGAACTGGATATATTAAATAACCCAACTGGGGTAATAAGGGAAGCACATCAATTGATGGCTCAAGCTTATAGTGCAGATGAAGCTTTTTTTCTTGTCAATGGGACGACTTCTGGGATACAGACAATGGTTATGAGTGCCTGTAATCCCGGGGATAAAATAATCCTTCCTAGAAATGTTCATAAAAGTGCTATCAATGCACTTATTCTAAGCGGAGCTACTCCGGTCTATATAGACCCTGAAGTAGATGAAACTCTGGGAATAAGTTTAGGTGTAAGTATAGAAAAAATAAAAGAAGCTGTGATAAAAGATCCGGATATTAAGGCAGTATTTATAATAAATCCGACATATTATGGGGCTGTATCTGACCTAGAGGAGATTATAAAGTTCTGTCATAAAAAAGAAATAGTAGTATTGGTAGATGAGGCTCATGGGGCACATTTTCCATTTCATGATAATTTCCCTAAAAATGCTATGGCTTTAGGGGCGGACATGTCTGCAATAAGTATCCATAAAACAGGAGGATCTCTGACTCAAAGTTCGGTACTTCTTTTAAAAAGTGGATTTATAGATCAGCAAAGGGTAAAGAAAATGCTGAATTTGACCCAGACTACAAGTGCTTCGTATCTTTTAATGACCAGTTTAGATGTAGCTAGAAAAATTTTGGTTACAGAAGGGGAGGAGATCTTTACCAATCTTTTAGATATGATATCTAAATTTAGAGAGGAATTAAATTCCATTCCAGGGATAAGATGCTTTAAATCGATATTATCAGATAAACTCTATGATTTTGATGAGACTAAGATAGGTATCAATCTCCATGGTCTTGGACTTACTGGATTTGAAGGTTATGACATCCTGAGGGAAAAATATAATATCCAGATGGAGTTAGCTGATACCCATAATATACTTGGAATAGCCAGTATAGGAGATGTTTGGGAAGACTATCAAAAACTTATAGATGCATTAAAAGAGATGGCGAAAGATCACAAAGGGGCAAATAAAACAATAGATTTTAATGAACTTGAAAGTCCGGAACTAGTAGTGTCTCCAAGGGATGCTTTCTATTCAGAAACTGAAAGTATTCCATTAGAAAAAGCAATAGGTAAAGTAAGCGGAGAGTCCATTATGGTATACCCTCCAGGGATTCCACTGCTGATTCAAGGAGAAAGGATTTCAAAAGATTTGATAGACCATATATATTTTTTAAAGGAACAGAAGGCTGTTATTACTGGGATGAACGATAAAACATTGAATAATATAAGTATTTTAAAAGGAGAATAG